In Deltaproteobacteria bacterium, the genomic window ATGGCGAAAATTACCAAGGAAGAGTATGTTCTTTGTATCCCACGATTTCTCAGGACGCGGGACGTAGAAGCTGGAATCAACGCCATGTGGAACCACACTTGTCTTTTCTTTCAGGTCTGGCGCAAGCCGGATAAGAATCTCCATGTCCTGTTGCGTCAAGGAAAGGACATGATCAACCGAGCGATACATTTTAAATTCATACTCAAAAAGCTCCTCGATCGTCCCTTTGCCGATGCGCTCTCCCTTCCCGGCCCGCTGCTGAAAAGCTTGCGTGTAGCATTCATGGACAGAAATAATCGTCATGGTATGGGGAGGAATGACGGGTGGCACAGACAACTTTATAAAGTTGTCTGTGTTGCAAGCTATAGCGCAGCAACAAGAATTTTTATTAAGCGGTATGTTTTAATTACTTTTAGCTAATGAGTGACCGTAAGATATATGACGAAGAGGGGCATGCCCATTACTTAACCTTCTCCTGTTACAGAAGAAGGCGGATATTAAACGATGGTATTTACAAGAAGATTGTAATCGGTTTGCTCGCGTCTGAGCTGGCCAAACAAAATGGGGAGTATCTTGGGTTTGTGGTAATGCCTGACCATGTTCATGTCATCACCTGTTTCTCCATGCCGAATCAAATTAGTTCTTTCATGAAAGTGTGGAAACAGAGGTCTTCAAGGTATATCAAGAAGAATATGAGAGAAAACCATTCTTCCTAATTACATGCACCAAAATCCAGTATGGGCAGGTTTAGTTGTTAGACCTGAGGATTGGTTTTATAGTTCTGTAAGATGGTATGTGCCAAGGAAGAATGTGGGGGTGAGAATCAGGCTTCAAGCTAGACTTCTTGTGCCTTCGGCACTCAGACAACTTTACAAAGTTGTCTGAGCCACCCGCGATTTTTCCTTTTCCGACCCGCCTTCTTGGTCAAAAAATCACGGCCAGGGATTTTATCCATATTTCTGAGGAGAGAAACGCCAAGTTAGTTTGGTGTCCAAATATTGTATTCCGTCAGAAACGAAAGACAAGGCTTATCTCTCAGCCGTTTGCCTGACGCTGGCAGGGTGATGAGTGCTTGACACCCATTAATCTTTTTTCTATCCTGAGGCCAATACATAAAAAAGTTAGTTAAAAATAATCCAGGGAAAAGGAGGCTGGCAATGGGTGAGCTTAAAATTGCGACGATCGCAGATATCGAGGAGTTTGAAAAAACTCCCCTTGAAGAGAGGCTCGAGTATTTTAATACCTATGATTTAATCAAACACGGGACCGCCATCAACCCCGATGCTATAGCCATGAGCTTTATCCTTTCCGGGGATGCTTTTGACAGCCCGGTTCAGGTGACCTACCGGGATTTCCTGGCCCAGGTGACTCGAACGGCCAACCTCTTTCATGACCTGGGCGTTGGGCCTCGGGACGTTATCACTTATCTGCTGCCCAATCTTCCTCAAACTCATTATATCCTCTGGGGAGGCGAAGCGGCCGGGATCGTCAATCCCATTAACCCCATGCTTGAGCCTTCCACCATCGTTGATATCTGTCAGGCCGCGGGGACAAAGATTCTGGTGGCTCTGGGAGAATTTCCCGGCACGGACATCTGGCAGAAGGTTACGGCCATCCGCAGCGAGATACCGGACCTCCAGGCCATCGTCCGCGTCATGGGTCCCAGCGATGAGAAGGATGGGATTTACGGGTTCGATGAGGTCCTGGCGCAATACAACGGGGACAAGCTGGATTCAGGTCGCGTCATTGATCCTCAGGACATGGCGTCCATGTACCACACCGGCGGAACCACCGGCACGCCTAAACTCGCGCCCCACACTCACTTCAATGAAGTGGCCATGGCCTTTATAACCGGAGTGGCAGGCGACCTCAACACCGGTGAAGTCATCATGTG contains:
- a CDS encoding transposase, which produces MSDRKIYDEEGHAHYLTFSCYRRRRILNDGIYKKIVIGLLASELAKQNGEYLGFVVMPDHVHVITCFSMPNQISSFMKVWKQRSSRYIKKNMRENHSS